Proteins encoded in a region of the Rhodococcus sp. SBT000017 genome:
- a CDS encoding DUF732 domain-containing protein — translation MRNSLTRTLSLGVFAVAASSMLVACGSDDSTATGAPTSTTSAAESTTEASSTTSAAESTTTAAPTTSPGEAATAPPEQPQPVPDDFPGPTESQIDDRGQSFLDELRNQGITPAGNGDIAVSTANYICAAQAQGVTAEEISTFVTANVGVEASASGTQMSETQAQQTAQTYIAAAQATYCRP, via the coding sequence ATGCGTAATTCCCTCACCAGGACTCTGTCGCTCGGTGTGTTCGCCGTGGCGGCGAGTTCGATGCTGGTGGCCTGCGGGAGTGACGACTCGACGGCGACCGGAGCGCCGACGAGCACCACCTCGGCCGCCGAGTCGACGACCGAGGCGAGTTCGACGACGTCGGCTGCCGAGTCCACCACCACCGCTGCGCCGACCACGAGCCCGGGTGAGGCGGCCACCGCGCCGCCGGAGCAGCCTCAGCCCGTCCCGGACGATTTCCCGGGGCCGACGGAAAGTCAGATCGATGACCGCGGTCAGAGTTTCCTGGACGAGTTGAGGAATCAGGGCATCACCCCGGCGGGCAACGGCGACATCGCGGTGTCGACGGCCAATTACATCTGTGCCGCGCAGGCGCAGGGCGTCACGGCGGAGGAGATCTCGACCTTCGTCACGGCGAACGTCGGCGTCGAGGCCAGCGCCTCCGGAACCCAGATGAGCGAGACGCAGGCTCAGCAAACAGCCCAGACCTACATCGCCGCCGCGCAGGCGACGTACTGCAGGCCGTAG
- a CDS encoding cutinase family protein, protein MAKRKRRILPVIAVAAIIGLIIVALWYLLAGRLPKDPGIPVPPGPEEPTSQPADCPDVQVIAIPGTWESSATDDPYNPTANPVSLMLNVTRPLQEQFPGSRADVYTVPYVAQFSNPIALPPDGQESYNNSRTEGKAVAVQKMTDVSARCPLTNFVLAGFSQGAVISGDIAAEIGAGNGPISADRVLGVTLIADGRRDGVSGTDVPAPLDGVGAEVALGGLDLPGITMTGRREGGFGALDDRTNQICAPGDLICSSPSDGLSLRNIPQSIQILIGAAGNPVHASYNSFVVDGSGTTATQWTAAWAAGLIENAPTPAHS, encoded by the coding sequence ATGGCCAAGCGTAAGCGCAGGATTCTCCCGGTGATCGCCGTTGCGGCGATCATCGGTCTGATCATCGTCGCCCTCTGGTACCTGCTTGCCGGACGGCTGCCGAAGGATCCGGGAATTCCGGTGCCTCCGGGCCCCGAGGAGCCGACGTCGCAGCCGGCCGATTGCCCCGACGTCCAGGTCATCGCCATCCCCGGTACCTGGGAGTCGTCTGCCACCGACGATCCGTACAACCCGACGGCCAATCCGGTGTCGTTGATGCTCAACGTCACTCGCCCGTTGCAGGAGCAGTTCCCCGGCTCACGAGCCGACGTCTACACCGTGCCGTACGTGGCTCAGTTCTCGAATCCCATCGCGCTGCCGCCGGACGGCCAGGAGTCCTACAACAACAGTCGTACCGAAGGCAAAGCCGTCGCCGTGCAGAAGATGACGGACGTCAGTGCACGCTGCCCGTTGACCAATTTCGTCCTCGCCGGTTTCTCGCAGGGCGCGGTGATCTCCGGTGACATCGCGGCGGAGATCGGAGCGGGCAACGGTCCCATCTCCGCCGATCGCGTTCTCGGCGTCACCCTCATCGCCGACGGTCGACGCGACGGCGTCTCCGGTACCGATGTTCCGGCCCCGCTCGACGGTGTCGGTGCCGAGGTCGCTCTCGGCGGACTCGACCTGCCCGGCATCACGATGACGGGGCGTCGAGAAGGTGGCTTCGGTGCCCTCGACGACCGGACCAATCAGATCTGCGCTCCCGGCGACCTGATCTGCTCGTCACCGTCGGATGGATTGTCGCTCCGCAATATTCCGCAGAGCATCCAGATTCTGATCGGTGCTGCAGGCAACCCGGTCCATGCGTCGTACAACAGTTTCGTCGTCGACGGATCCGGTACGACGGCCACCCAGTGGACTGCTGCGTGGGCCGCCGGGCTGATCGAGAATGCCCCGACGCCCGCTCATTCGTGA
- a CDS encoding LLM class F420-dependent oxidoreductase, with protein MSSAEAATAGPRKFRFAAGGEGNAEEGGARKFIKLAQQAEELGYDSFMIPDHLGNQVGPIAALGALAVATDKIRLGTAVLANGFRHPAVLAKDAATIDVLSGGRLELGLGAGWMREEYDKAGITYDRPGVRIEKLEETLEILDVLLRGQECNFQGKHYTIAGLKGSPRPRQGPRPPICIGGGGPKMLALAAKHADIISVVPSTSKEGKLLLSGMTIEKTLERVELIRAAAGDRFDDIELNWAITTIVVTDDREQMAEMALAALDNGYPPNVDVDVKLTVEDILSSPYLAFGTYEEIADQIRNVRARTTMSYVGVFPTQMEAFAPVVDLLKGE; from the coding sequence ATGAGTTCCGCCGAGGCCGCGACCGCAGGGCCGCGCAAATTCCGATTCGCTGCAGGCGGAGAGGGAAACGCCGAGGAGGGCGGGGCTCGGAAGTTCATCAAGCTGGCGCAACAAGCCGAGGAACTGGGCTACGACAGCTTCATGATCCCCGACCACCTGGGCAACCAGGTCGGGCCCATCGCAGCACTCGGCGCGCTCGCCGTCGCCACCGACAAGATTCGGCTCGGCACTGCGGTCCTGGCCAACGGCTTCCGGCATCCCGCGGTGCTGGCCAAGGATGCGGCCACCATCGATGTGCTCTCGGGTGGACGGCTCGAACTCGGTCTCGGTGCCGGTTGGATGCGTGAGGAGTACGACAAGGCGGGAATCACGTACGACCGCCCTGGCGTGCGCATCGAGAAGCTGGAAGAGACCCTCGAAATTCTCGACGTGCTGTTGCGCGGTCAGGAATGCAACTTTCAGGGCAAGCACTACACGATCGCCGGACTCAAGGGCAGTCCCCGGCCACGCCAGGGGCCGCGTCCTCCCATCTGCATCGGCGGTGGCGGTCCGAAGATGCTCGCCCTGGCGGCCAAGCACGCCGACATCATCTCCGTGGTACCGAGCACCTCGAAGGAGGGCAAGCTCCTGCTCTCGGGCATGACCATCGAGAAGACCCTCGAGCGAGTCGAGCTCATTCGCGCAGCCGCGGGCGATCGGTTCGACGACATCGAACTGAACTGGGCCATCACCACGATCGTCGTCACCGACGACCGTGAGCAGATGGCGGAGATGGCACTGGCGGCACTCGACAACGGCTACCCGCCGAACGTGGACGTCGACGTCAAGCTTACCGTCGAGGACATCCTGTCGTCTCCGTACCTCGCATTCGGGACATACGAGGAAATTGCCGATCAGATCCGTAACGTTCGCGCGCGGACGACGATGTCCTATGTCGGGGTTTTCCCCACTCAAATGGAAGCATTCGCGCCGGTTGTCGACTTGCTGAAAGGCGAGTGA
- the fadD32 gene encoding long-chain-fatty-acid--AMP ligase FadD32 → MSHTFDDFIDENGHITIDEGQTLVRHVEVNVEENSDTLAYRFVDYSRERDGEAHELTWAEFGTRLKAVAARLQQVTQPGDRVAILAPQGLEYVIAFFGAIYAGTIAVPLFDPDEPGHTDRLHAVLGDCKPSAILTASNSAAGVRAFFRALPAAERPRIIAVDAVPDSVGETWVEPKAGLDDIAYLQYTSGSTRTPAGVEITHRAVGVNALQMVDSMEINHDSRGVTWLPMFHDMGLLTVILPALGGKYITIMSPRAFVQRPWRWIKELAAVSDGAGTFAAAPNFAFEHAAQRGLPKNGESLDLSNVIGLINGSEPVTTSSMKKFNDAFGPYGLPKSAIKPSYGMAEATLFVSTSKHADEAKVVYVDRVELNAGNFVVVAPDAPGAIPQVSTGTVARSQWAAIVDSETATEVADEHVGEIWLHGENIGKGYWGRDTETSETFHNKLVHRNPEGSHADGAPEGGNWMRTGDFGVYHDGELYITGRVKDLVIVDGRNHYPQDLEFSAQEASKALRPGFVAAFAVPLNQLPDIVFEFSGAALTKDSDDSSEQLVIVAERAPGSGKADPAPIADEVRTAVSARHGVTVRDVLLVPAGSIPRTSSGKIARRACKAAYIEGTLRGGYQQTAFPDAELPD, encoded by the coding sequence ATGAGCCACACGTTCGATGACTTCATCGATGAGAACGGCCACATCACCATCGACGAAGGGCAGACGCTCGTCCGCCACGTCGAGGTGAACGTGGAAGAGAATTCCGACACGCTCGCGTACCGGTTCGTCGACTACTCCCGGGAACGTGACGGCGAAGCTCACGAGCTGACCTGGGCCGAGTTCGGTACTCGCCTCAAAGCTGTCGCGGCTCGCCTGCAGCAGGTCACCCAACCCGGTGATCGAGTGGCCATTCTGGCGCCGCAGGGCCTCGAGTACGTCATCGCATTCTTCGGAGCGATCTACGCGGGCACCATCGCGGTACCGCTGTTCGATCCCGACGAGCCCGGCCACACCGACCGCCTGCATGCGGTCCTCGGTGACTGCAAGCCGAGCGCCATCCTCACCGCGAGCAACTCGGCAGCAGGCGTGCGCGCGTTCTTCCGCGCGCTGCCCGCCGCGGAGCGTCCCCGGATCATCGCCGTCGACGCCGTCCCGGACAGCGTCGGCGAGACGTGGGTAGAGCCCAAGGCCGGGCTCGACGACATCGCGTACCTGCAGTACACCTCGGGCTCGACGCGGACCCCGGCTGGCGTCGAGATCACCCACCGTGCAGTCGGCGTCAACGCGTTGCAGATGGTCGACAGCATGGAGATCAACCACGACTCCCGCGGCGTCACCTGGTTGCCGATGTTCCACGACATGGGCCTGCTCACCGTCATCCTTCCGGCGCTCGGCGGCAAGTACATCACCATCATGAGCCCGCGCGCGTTCGTGCAGCGGCCATGGCGCTGGATCAAGGAACTCGCCGCGGTCTCCGACGGCGCAGGCACCTTCGCAGCAGCACCCAACTTCGCGTTCGAGCACGCCGCCCAGCGTGGTCTGCCGAAGAACGGCGAGAGCCTGGACCTGTCCAACGTCATCGGTCTGATCAACGGCAGTGAGCCCGTCACCACGTCGTCGATGAAGAAGTTCAACGATGCGTTCGGCCCCTACGGCTTGCCGAAGTCCGCGATCAAGCCGTCCTACGGCATGGCGGAGGCGACCCTGTTCGTATCGACCAGCAAGCACGCCGACGAGGCCAAGGTCGTCTACGTCGACCGCGTCGAGCTCAACGCGGGCAACTTCGTCGTCGTCGCCCCGGACGCCCCCGGTGCCATCCCGCAGGTGTCCACCGGAACCGTCGCCCGCAGCCAGTGGGCCGCCATCGTCGATTCCGAGACCGCCACCGAGGTTGCCGACGAGCATGTCGGCGAGATCTGGTTGCACGGCGAGAACATCGGCAAGGGCTACTGGGGCCGCGACACCGAGACCTCGGAGACCTTCCACAACAAGCTCGTCCACCGCAACCCCGAGGGCTCGCACGCAGATGGCGCTCCCGAGGGCGGCAACTGGATGCGTACCGGCGACTTCGGCGTCTACCACGACGGCGAGCTCTACATCACCGGCCGCGTCAAGGACCTCGTCATCGTCGACGGCCGCAATCACTACCCGCAGGACCTCGAGTTCTCGGCTCAGGAAGCCAGCAAGGCATTGCGTCCCGGCTTCGTCGCAGCCTTTGCCGTCCCGCTCAACCAGCTCCCGGACATCGTGTTCGAGTTCAGTGGCGCTGCCCTGACCAAGGACTCCGACGACAGCTCCGAGCAGCTCGTCATCGTCGCCGAGCGCGCACCCGGCTCCGGCAAGGCAGACCCGGCTCCGATCGCCGACGAGGTGCGTACCGCAGTGTCCGCTCGGCACGGCGTCACCGTTCGCGACGTCCTGCTCGTCCCGGCCGGTTCCATTCCGCGTACGTCGAGCGGAAAGATCGCTCGACGCGCATGCAAGGCCGCGTACATCGAGGGCACTCTGCGCGGTGGTTACCAGCAGACGGCCTTCCCGGACGCAGAACTGCCCGACTGA
- the pks13 gene encoding polyketide synthase Pks13 (Pks13 is a key enzyme in mycolic acid biosynthesis.), with product MAELETDKIERVDGGDLTVAQLRDWLRNWVADATGQPASAISDDRPMEEFGLSSRDAVALSGEIEELVGVTLTATVVYQHPTIASLAKIIIEGEPDEPVGTVDDAFYTSGGHSGDAHDVAIVGLSSRFPGTGQTPEEMWSLLIEGRDGITDLPDGRWQEFTSDPVIAAAVAATVTKGGYLDDVKTFDAEFFAMSPNEVVNVDPQQRLALELTWEALEHAHIPASSIKGSQVGVFIGSSSNDYQLIAVSDPAVHPYALTGTSTAIVANRVSYFYDFRGPSIAVDTACSSSLVAVHQAVRSLRTGESDLAVAGGVNMLLAPPITVGFGQTGVLAPDGRIKAFSSDANGMIRSEGGGLVVLKRLEDAERDGDQVLAVIAGSAINQDGRSNGLLAPNPDAQADALRFAYRDAGINPSGVDYIEAHGTGTILGDPIEADALGRVVGRGRDADKPALLGSAKTNFGHLESAAGAAGLIKVVLAMQQNKLPASLNYVGPNPYIDFDKAHLKVIPEATDWPRYTGKAVAGVSGFGFGGTNAHVVVREYVPGETDGAFDPSAVDPEAVLIEGVTDVSGAELPIVAEPEPAVSEVETASSDAETGSKTVILAVSAALPSRRKRAAGELADWLETEEGSTTPLVDVGRTLARRNHGRSRAVVLASTTAEAIAGLRAIAAGKPGPGVFSADSPASNGAVWVFSGFGSQHRKMASRLYRTNAEFAAEVDKVDELLVDEAGYSIREIILDDSQTYEFENSQVGIFVIQIALAATLRAHGAEPSAVIGHSMGEVAAAYVAGGLNLEDAVRIIYARSRLLAEGQEGLGAASQGAMALVEYTPDEVKTLTDQFPNVEPCVYAAPTHTTVGGPRAEVEALVDMAEAAGKMARLLDVKGAGHTAAVDVLLGELAAELAGIEPGKLTAGVYSSVDREAHYRVGHAAIHGVDYWTKGMRHPVWFTQAVNVAVGDGHTTFIELAPNPVALMSVAATAWAAGVADSTLIPTLKRKEDEAETFLAALAQLYVHGHALELATLFESGPYAAIPRTAYLRKEFWLNSQVSSSGNTRVPGARVALPDGRHVWEVQASAVTGFDALVTAAASQVFSDVALGVSASHADVPKVGTVVTTLTSHLGGASVQVHAHEGSAFTLLHEAVVTSGDVRPEPVVALEERSSSPMEELPEVVETFGDRWDPNGNQKLEDRLAIIVAESMGYSPEDLPPEVPLIELGLDSLSAVRIKNRVEYEFDIPTVQLQAVRDANLREVEKYLRYAIDNRDEVQALADKQAAEKAAEQAAVAPAPAVEAAPVEQAPEVPEPVAAPAVPAAAETDLGGKEAFAEAAGSDVPPRDNAERMTFATWAVVTKESAKGIFNTLPILDDETAEKLAARLTERAGGEITFDDVLDSETIEQLADKVRPHLEDGEIDGVVRNLRARPEGSTATPVFAFHSAGSSTVAYEPLLRKLPAGTPMYGLERVEGPIATRAAEYVPLIKAIQPEGPYVFVGWSLGGILAYEVARQMEEEGIEVAYVGLLDTVMPGTAIPDTKDEVRKRWERYAAFAKKTYNVDYPIPYDKLVDSDDEGQIRIITDLVKLSGAKIPGGIIEHQRTSWLDNRAIQTAELKEYGGHVTLYLADKYHDDAIALEPAYATREEHGGWGPVVKDLEIVYVGGDHLAVVDEPYIGKIAAHLSKTLENIESARTGA from the coding sequence ATGGCTGAACTAGAGACCGACAAAATCGAGCGCGTGGACGGCGGAGACCTCACGGTTGCGCAGCTGCGGGACTGGCTGCGCAACTGGGTTGCGGACGCGACCGGGCAACCGGCGTCGGCCATCTCCGACGACCGCCCGATGGAGGAATTCGGTCTGTCCTCTCGCGATGCCGTTGCCCTGAGCGGCGAGATCGAGGAGCTGGTGGGGGTCACCCTGACCGCCACCGTCGTCTATCAGCACCCCACCATCGCCTCGCTGGCCAAGATCATCATCGAGGGCGAGCCGGACGAGCCGGTCGGCACCGTCGACGACGCGTTCTACACCAGCGGCGGGCATTCGGGCGACGCGCACGACGTCGCGATCGTCGGCCTGTCCTCCCGCTTCCCCGGCACCGGACAGACTCCGGAAGAGATGTGGTCGCTGCTGATCGAGGGCCGCGACGGCATCACCGATCTGCCCGACGGCCGCTGGCAGGAATTCACCTCCGATCCCGTCATCGCTGCCGCGGTGGCCGCAACGGTGACCAAGGGCGGTTACCTCGACGACGTCAAGACCTTCGACGCCGAGTTCTTCGCGATGTCGCCCAACGAGGTCGTCAACGTCGATCCGCAGCAGCGGCTCGCGCTCGAACTGACCTGGGAAGCGTTGGAGCACGCGCACATTCCGGCCAGCTCGATCAAGGGCAGCCAGGTCGGCGTCTTCATCGGCAGCTCCTCCAACGACTACCAGCTCATCGCCGTCAGCGACCCGGCCGTGCACCCGTATGCCCTCACCGGCACGTCCACCGCCATCGTCGCCAACCGAGTGTCGTACTTCTACGACTTCCGTGGGCCGTCGATCGCCGTCGACACCGCGTGCTCGTCGTCGCTGGTCGCCGTGCACCAGGCGGTGCGCAGTCTGCGTACCGGCGAATCCGATCTCGCCGTTGCCGGTGGCGTCAACATGCTGCTCGCGCCGCCCATCACCGTCGGATTCGGCCAGACGGGTGTGCTCGCGCCCGACGGCCGAATCAAGGCTTTCTCCTCCGACGCCAACGGCATGATCCGTTCCGAGGGCGGCGGCCTCGTCGTGCTCAAGCGACTCGAGGACGCCGAACGCGACGGTGATCAGGTGCTCGCCGTCATCGCCGGATCCGCGATCAACCAGGACGGCCGCTCCAACGGACTGCTCGCGCCGAACCCGGACGCCCAGGCCGATGCGCTGCGATTCGCCTACCGGGACGCCGGTATCAACCCGTCGGGCGTGGACTACATCGAAGCGCACGGCACCGGAACCATTCTGGGCGACCCGATCGAGGCCGACGCTCTCGGTCGGGTGGTCGGTCGTGGCCGTGACGCAGACAAGCCCGCCCTGCTGGGATCGGCGAAGACCAACTTCGGACACCTCGAATCTGCCGCAGGCGCAGCAGGTTTGATCAAGGTCGTCCTCGCGATGCAGCAGAACAAGCTCCCCGCCTCGCTGAACTACGTGGGCCCCAACCCGTACATCGACTTCGACAAGGCGCACCTGAAAGTCATCCCGGAGGCCACCGACTGGCCGCGGTACACCGGCAAGGCCGTCGCAGGCGTCTCCGGCTTCGGATTCGGTGGCACCAACGCGCACGTCGTCGTGCGCGAGTACGTCCCGGGTGAGACCGACGGCGCATTCGACCCCTCGGCAGTGGACCCGGAAGCCGTTCTGATCGAGGGCGTTACCGACGTTTCCGGTGCCGAGTTGCCGATCGTGGCCGAGCCTGAGCCTGCTGTTTCGGAGGTCGAGACCGCATCGTCTGACGCTGAAACCGGTTCGAAGACAGTGATTCTCGCTGTGTCCGCGGCTCTTCCGTCGCGTCGCAAGCGGGCCGCCGGAGAGCTGGCCGACTGGCTCGAAACCGAAGAGGGCAGCACGACGCCTCTCGTCGACGTCGGCCGCACGTTGGCCCGCCGCAACCACGGGCGTTCGCGTGCAGTGGTTCTCGCGTCCACGACGGCCGAGGCGATTGCCGGGCTTCGCGCCATCGCGGCGGGCAAGCCGGGACCCGGTGTGTTCTCCGCGGATTCGCCCGCGTCCAACGGCGCAGTGTGGGTGTTCTCGGGCTTCGGTTCGCAGCATCGCAAGATGGCGTCGCGGCTCTACCGCACCAACGCGGAGTTCGCCGCAGAGGTCGACAAGGTGGACGAGTTGCTCGTCGACGAGGCCGGCTACTCCATTCGCGAGATCATCCTCGACGACTCGCAGACCTACGAGTTCGAGAACTCCCAGGTGGGTATCTTCGTCATCCAGATCGCCTTGGCGGCAACGCTTCGCGCGCACGGTGCCGAGCCGTCGGCCGTCATCGGACACTCGATGGGCGAGGTCGCGGCCGCATACGTCGCCGGGGGCCTGAACCTCGAAGACGCAGTGCGCATCATCTACGCCCGCTCGCGACTGCTGGCCGAGGGCCAGGAGGGACTCGGAGCCGCATCGCAGGGTGCCATGGCTCTCGTCGAGTACACCCCGGACGAGGTCAAGACCCTCACCGATCAGTTCCCCAACGTCGAACCCTGCGTCTACGCAGCACCGACTCACACCACCGTCGGAGGGCCACGCGCCGAGGTCGAGGCTCTCGTCGATATGGCCGAAGCCGCAGGCAAGATGGCCCGCCTCCTCGATGTCAAGGGAGCCGGACACACCGCGGCCGTCGACGTGCTGCTCGGTGAGCTGGCCGCCGAACTTGCCGGAATCGAACCCGGCAAACTCACTGCCGGGGTCTACTCGTCGGTCGATCGTGAGGCGCACTATCGCGTCGGGCATGCGGCGATCCACGGCGTCGACTACTGGACCAAGGGAATGCGTCATCCGGTCTGGTTCACCCAGGCTGTCAATGTCGCTGTGGGAGATGGACATACGACGTTCATCGAGCTCGCACCCAACCCCGTGGCATTGATGTCGGTCGCTGCGACGGCGTGGGCCGCAGGCGTTGCCGACTCGACGCTCATCCCGACACTCAAGCGCAAGGAAGACGAGGCCGAGACGTTCCTCGCCGCACTCGCGCAGCTCTACGTCCACGGGCATGCGCTGGAGTTGGCAACACTGTTCGAGTCCGGCCCGTACGCGGCAATCCCACGTACCGCGTACCTGCGCAAGGAGTTCTGGCTCAACTCGCAGGTCAGCTCGAGCGGCAACACGCGAGTGCCCGGCGCACGCGTCGCGCTGCCCGACGGCCGTCACGTCTGGGAAGTTCAGGCCTCGGCCGTCACCGGATTCGATGCGCTGGTCACGGCCGCTGCATCGCAGGTGTTCTCCGATGTGGCACTGGGTGTTTCGGCATCCCACGCCGACGTGCCGAAGGTGGGCACTGTCGTCACCACGCTGACTTCGCACCTCGGTGGCGCGTCGGTGCAGGTGCACGCGCACGAGGGCTCGGCGTTCACGTTGCTGCACGAGGCCGTCGTCACCTCGGGCGATGTGCGTCCGGAACCCGTTGTTGCTCTGGAAGAGCGCTCCTCTTCTCCCATGGAGGAACTGCCCGAGGTCGTCGAGACGTTCGGTGATCGCTGGGATCCCAACGGCAATCAGAAGCTCGAGGACCGACTGGCCATCATCGTCGCGGAGTCCATGGGCTACTCACCGGAGGATCTTCCGCCCGAGGTTCCCCTGATCGAACTGGGCCTCGATTCGCTCAGCGCTGTCCGAATCAAGAATCGGGTGGAGTACGAATTCGATATCCCCACAGTGCAATTGCAGGCTGTCCGCGACGCGAATCTGCGTGAGGTGGAGAAGTACCTGCGCTACGCGATCGACAACCGCGACGAGGTGCAGGCGCTGGCCGACAAGCAGGCAGCCGAGAAGGCTGCCGAGCAGGCTGCAGTTGCGCCGGCTCCGGCCGTCGAAGCCGCTCCTGTCGAGCAGGCTCCTGAAGTCCCGGAACCTGTTGCTGCACCGGCTGTTCCTGCTGCAGCCGAGACCGACCTGGGCGGTAAGGAAGCGTTCGCCGAAGCGGCCGGATCCGATGTGCCCCCGCGTGACAACGCCGAGCGGATGACGTTCGCAACGTGGGCGGTCGTGACGAAGGAATCGGCCAAGGGCATCTTCAACACCCTGCCGATCCTCGATGACGAGACGGCCGAGAAGTTGGCCGCTCGTCTGACCGAACGGGCCGGTGGCGAGATCACCTTCGACGACGTCCTGGACTCGGAGACCATCGAGCAGCTCGCCGACAAGGTACGCCCGCACCTCGAAGACGGCGAGATCGACGGTGTGGTTCGCAATCTGCGCGCCCGCCCCGAAGGTTCCACTGCCACACCGGTGTTCGCCTTCCACTCGGCCGGTAGCTCCACCGTCGCCTACGAACCGCTGCTGCGGAAGTTGCCGGCAGGTACGCCGATGTACGGACTCGAGCGCGTCGAAGGGCCCATCGCCACTCGCGCTGCGGAGTACGTGCCGCTGATCAAGGCGATCCAGCCCGAGGGGCCGTACGTCTTCGTCGGCTGGTCGCTCGGCGGCATCCTCGCCTACGAGGTGGCGCGTCAGATGGAAGAAGAGGGCATCGAGGTCGCCTACGTCGGTTTGCTCGACACCGTCATGCCCGGCACCGCGATTCCGGACACCAAGGACGAGGTCCGCAAGCGCTGGGAGCGGTACGCCGCATTCGCGAAGAAGACGTACAACGTCGACTACCCGATTCCGTACGACAAGTTGGTGGACTCGGACGACGAGGGACAGATCCGCATCATCACCGACTTGGTCAAGCTCAGCGGCGCGAAGATCCCCGGCGGAATCATCGAGCATCAGCGCACGTCGTGGCTCGACAACCGCGCGATCCAGACCGCCGAGCTCAAGGAGTACGGCGGGCACGTGACGCTGTACCTGGCCGACAAGTACCACGACGACGCGATCGCTCTCGAGCCCGCGTACGCCACCCGCGAAGAGCACGGTGGCTGGGGACCGGTGGTGAAGGACCTCGAGATCGTGTACGTCGGAGGCGACCACCTCGCCGTCGTGGACGAGCCGTACATTGGAAAAATTGCGGCCCATCTGTCGAAGACGCTCGAGAACATCGAGTCTGCAAGAACCGGAGCGTAG
- a CDS encoding acyl-CoA carboxylase subunit beta yields MSGTTAEKLAELRARLVLAEEPAGEIGVAKRAKKGIPSARDRVKSLLDPGSFVEIGALVKAPNDPAALYSDGVVTGHGTVDGRPIAVFSHDQTVFGGTVGEMFGRKVAGIMDFAIKMGCPVVGINDSGGARVQDAVTSLAWYAELGRRHEALSGLCPQISLILGKCAGGAVYAPINTDIVVATEEAYMFVTGPDVIKSVTGEDVSLDELGSARVQAINGNVHHVAADEKAAFEWIRNYLSYMPSSCQEESPVINPGLEPEITESDRKLDSFMPDADNAGYDMHDIILRIFDDGEFHELSGQTAPNVITGFARVDGRPVGIVGNQPMHLSGALDAKAADKCARFIRLSDAYNIPIIFLVDTPGFLPGVDQETLGVIHRGGRFIFSFVEATVPKLTVVIRKSYGGGYAVMGSKQLGSDINLAWPTARIAVMGAEGAINIMSRKQLAEAGENAPALRKQLINFYNEHVATPWIAAERGYIDAVIEPSSTRLEIRKALHILRDKEVIKSPRKHSLLPI; encoded by the coding sequence TTGAGTGGCACCACTGCGGAGAAGCTGGCCGAACTACGAGCGAGGCTCGTCCTGGCCGAGGAACCGGCCGGCGAGATCGGGGTAGCGAAGCGCGCGAAGAAGGGCATCCCCAGTGCCCGCGATCGCGTCAAGTCGTTGCTCGATCCCGGTAGCTTCGTCGAGATCGGCGCACTGGTGAAGGCCCCGAACGACCCGGCCGCTCTCTACAGCGACGGCGTCGTCACCGGCCACGGAACCGTCGACGGTCGTCCGATCGCGGTGTTCTCGCACGATCAGACAGTGTTCGGCGGAACCGTCGGCGAGATGTTCGGCCGCAAGGTCGCCGGAATCATGGACTTCGCGATCAAGATGGGCTGCCCGGTCGTCGGCATCAACGACTCCGGTGGAGCTCGTGTGCAGGATGCGGTGACCTCCCTGGCCTGGTACGCCGAGCTGGGTCGACGCCACGAGGCGTTGTCCGGTCTGTGCCCGCAGATCTCCCTGATCCTCGGAAAGTGCGCCGGTGGTGCGGTGTATGCGCCGATCAACACCGACATCGTGGTCGCCACCGAAGAGGCGTACATGTTCGTCACCGGCCCGGACGTCATCAAATCCGTCACCGGTGAGGACGTCAGCCTCGACGAACTGGGTAGTGCGCGGGTCCAGGCCATCAACGGCAACGTGCACCACGTGGCTGCCGACGAGAAGGCCGCTTTCGAGTGGATCCGGAACTACCTGAGCTACATGCCGTCGAGCTGCCAGGAAGAGTCGCCGGTGATCAATCCGGGGCTCGAGCCCGAGATCACCGAATCCGATCGCAAGCTCGACTCGTTCATGCCCGACGCCGACAACGCCGGTTACGACATGCACGACATCATCCTGCGCATCTTCGACGACGGTGAATTCCACGAGCTCTCGGGTCAGACTGCACCGAACGTGATCACCGGATTTGCCCGTGTCGACGGTCGACCGGTGGGAATCGTCGGCAATCAGCCGATGCACCTGTCCGGGGCGCTCGACGCCAAGGCAGCGGACAAATGCGCCCGGTTCATCCGCCTCAGCGACGCGTACAACATCCCGATCATCTTTCTCGTCGACACACCCGGGTTCCTGCCCGGCGTCGATCAGGAGACCCTCGGTGTCATCCACCGCGGTGGCCGCTTCATCTTCTCGTTCGTCGAAGCGACGGTGCCGAAACTGACCGTGGTGATTCGTAAGTCGTACGGCGGTGGATATGCGGTGATGGGCTCGAAGCAGCTCGGATCCGACATCAACCTCGCCTGGCCGACGGCCCGCATCGCCGTCATGGGTGCCGAGGGCGCCATCAACATCATGAGTCGCAAGCAGCTTGCCGAGGCCGGAGAGAACGCACCCGCCCTGCGCAAGCAATTGATCAACTTCTACAACGAGCACGTGGCTACGCCGTGGATCGCGGCCGAGCGTGGCTACATCGACGCCGTCATCGAGCCGTCGAGCACGCGCCTCGAAATCCGTAAGGCCCTGCACATCCTCAGGGACAAAGAAGTGATCAAGAGTCCACGGAAGCACTCGCTGCTCCCGATTTAG